The Paenibacillus sp. FSL W8-0426 region TCTGGGTACGATTGCCCGATGGTCTGGACAGCGTCGCCTTGCTCAAAGCCGCCTTGCCCAAGGGCGTATCTTTTTTGCCGGGTTCGCTGTGTTCGACGGGGGATGCCGATCGGGGTTACATTCGTTTAAACTTTAGCCATCCGGGACGTGATGCGCTTCTGCTCGGCATGAATTTGATCAGCGAAGCGATCGGAGAATTCACGGCACGGAACTGATCGGGCATGCTTTGCTTCTTCAGATGGGTTCTGCCTCTCCGTGAACGTGTGGACGTTTTATGCGGTTGATATGGATAGTAATTACGTTATTGCATCCACTAACATTTTTATATATAATGTGTATTAATAAGTTGTGGCTTTGTTCATCATGCTGCAGTTTAGACCGGTGCACCCATTGGCACTGAATTATTTTATATAACGGAGGAACGAACATGTCTAATATTCTTTTTATCAAAGCCAATGACCGTCCTGCAGATCAGGCAGTCAGCGTTAAATTGTACGATGCATTCTTGAGCGCATACAAAGAAACACATCCAGGTGACACCGTTACCGAGCTGGACTTGTACAGCGCGAATTTCCCATACTACGGCAATGATGTTCTCGCTGGCGGCTTCAAAGCGGCTAACGGCATCGAAGCTACGGAAGCTGAGAAAAAAGCGGCTGCACTGGCAGCTGAACTGCAAGATCAATTCCTGGCTGCAGACAAAGTTGTGTTTGCATTCCCGCTCTGGAACTTCACTGTTCCTGCACCGCTGGTAAACTACATCTCTTACCTGAGCCAAGCCGGCAAAATGTTTAAATATACAGCTGAAGGTCCGGTAGGTCTGGTTGGCGACAAAAAAGTAGCGATCCTGAACGCTCGTGGCGGCGTGTATTCCGTTGAGCCTATGGCTTCTGCTGAAATGTCCGTTAAATACGTAACCAACGTATTGAACTTCTGGGGCATCAAACACCCTGAAGTTGTGATCGTTGAAGGACACAATGCATCCCCTGACCGTGCAGAAGAAATCGTGGGTGCTGGCGTGAAACTGGCTGCTGAAACTGCAGCAAAATTCTAATTGCAGCCCGTTATCGACCATATTCAAAAGCCGTCGTTCCCGTAAGGGAGCGACGGCTTTTGAAGTTTGTGGAACTGACGGGTCAGCTCCCGTGCTTGAAGGTCAAGGACGGGGGATATAGGTTTGCACAAGCTCGGCAATGCGTTCAAGTTTCTCCACGTCTTCCTGTCCTTCCCGCTCGAACAGCAGTTCCACGGCGTCGCGATCGGGCATGCTTGACTCCGGATCCGATGAAGAGAGTGGTTCCAGCATGAACGCATGCTCCGTCAATGCTTGAATGCCTTTAATGGTAAGTCCATACTTACCGCGCCGTATTCGCTCAAACCAGCCGTAATAGTTTTTTTGCAAAATGGATGCGGCAGAAGCCACGTTTGCCAATTGGGCCAACGCTGCCGGAGAAGCTTCACCTTCTATCCGCAGCGCCGACGCCACGCGCAACGCCTTTTCCCTGTATGCGGTCACGAGCGGTTTGCCTGTGCTGCCTCCGACGTTGAAGTCCCCGCTGCGTCCATCGAATTCCCGCATCAGCCGTTGTCTTCGGATGCCGCCCTTGCGGCTGGACAAAGGCGCGGCCCCTGTTGAACTTCCTTCCGGCCGACGCGCGGGCTCGCACAATACATCAATAAGCGGAGCTTTGGTTTTGTAAAAGGTCACGGTCATCAGACCGAGCCCAAGCTGGCTGCAGAGTGCCGTCAATTCCCCCCAACGCTGATTCACCGCGCCGCGTTTGTTCCGGTTTCGTTCCACAGCCAGATAAACGATGGGGCTTAGCTTCAATCGCTGCATCCCTTGCAGCAGCAGGGACAGATTAAACGTTTTTTTCATTTCCACGATCAGCGGTTCATCCAAGTCTGATCTAATGCCAACCAGGTCACAGTGCCTAACCTCGGCTTTGACCACGAATCCGCGTTGTTCAAAATATGCCTTGATCGGCGAATACAGATCCGTTTCATATTTCACTGCCATGATCAACGTACTCCTTCCGCCATCTCCCTTTTGACAATGTCCGGCTCTGTTTCACGCAGAACCCGGAAAGCGAATTGCTCCGTATCGCTGGTTTCCAGGAACAAAGGACATCCTGCTTTAACTACATATACCTCTGATAGTATCATAAACCGGATTTTTTTTCGGCACTGCCGCCGGGGTCTTGGTGCATCGGACGGTGAAGTTTCGCGGTTCAAGATTAAAAAAAGTGGTCAACTTATCCGGTTTGCCGCATAGGTATGTAATACACTTTTTACAGCAAGAAGACGCCGCACAGATGCAGCGGGACCGAGGTCAGGACCGCGAATTTGGATATTCAAGCAAGAGTTGCAATTCTATGGATTTATTCATACCATTCGGGATGGTTGTCAATCACACTAAAGGAGCCATGGGAGGTACCAAGCATGAATATTTTTGAACGCGTTGCGGAGCATCGGGCAGAGAATGACCGTCTGTCATGGAACGGAACATTCGAAGACTACATCGAACTGCTAAAAAAAGACCCAACCCCGGCAATGACGGCTCACGCCCGAGTATATCAAATGATCGAATCGTATGGCGTGGAAGAGGTGGATGGACATAAACGATACAAATTTTTCGAACAGGAAATTTTCGGATTGGACCGTTCCATCGAAAAGCTGGTGGAAGAATACTTCCATTCTGCCGCACGCAGACTGGATGTACGCAAACGCATCCTGTTGCTGATGGGACCGGTAAGCGGTGGTAAATCCACGCTGGTTACGCTGCTGAAACGGGGATTGGAACAGTTTTCGCGGACGGAGAAAGGGGCGGTGTATGCCATAGAAGGCTGCCCGATGCATGAAGAGCCGCTGCATCTAATCCCGCTTGAGCTCCGGGCAGAGGTGGAAAAAGAGATCGGCGTGCGCATCGAGGGCAATCTGTGCCCCTCCTGCCAAATGCGTCTTCGTACCGAATATGACAATGACATCAGTAAAGTGCGGGTAGAACGGGTGCTTATTTCCGAAGATAACCGCGTGGGAATCGGAACGTTCAGCCCATCCGATCCGAAATCGCAGGACATTGCGGATCTGACGGGAAGCATCGACTTCTCCACCATTACTGAATATGGTTCGGAGTCGGATCCGCGGGCGTACCGGTTCGATGGGGAGTTGAACAAAGCAAATCGTGGTTTGATGGAGTTTCAGGAAATGCTGAAATGCGACGAAAAATTTCTATGGAACTTGCTTTCCCTGACCCAGGAGGGCAATTTCAAGGCAGGGCGCTTTGCCTTGATCAGCGCGGACGAGATGATTGTGGCGCATACGAACGAATCCGAATACAAATCGTTCATTGCCAACAAAAAAAATGAAGCCCTGCAATCCAGGATGATCGTGATGCCGATTCCATATAACCTGAAGGTTTCGGAGGAAGAAAAGATTTATGCCAAGCTCATTCAGCAAAGCGACATGAAGCATGTCCATATCGCGCCGCATGCCTTGCGGACCGCGGCCATTTTTTCCATACTTACCCGTTTGAAGGAAACGAAAAAGCAAGGCATGGACTTGGTCAAAAAAATGCGCATGTACGACGGCGAAGAGGTGGAAGGCTACAAAGAGGCCGACCTGCGCGAGATGCAAAGCGAATATCTGGACGAAGGCATGTCCGGCATTGATCCGCGCTATGTCATCAACCGGATTTCCAGTGCTTTGATTAAACAAAATCTTCAGTGCATTAACGCGCTGGACATCTTGCGGGCCATCAAGGACGGTTTGGATCAGCATGCTTCCATCACGAAGGAAGAGCGGGAGCGTTACCTGAATTACATCGCGCTGGCACGGAAGGAATATGACGAACTGGCGAAGAAAGAAGTGCAGAAGGCTTTCGTTTATTCTTTCGAGGAGTCGGCCAAGACGCTGTTCGAAAATTACTTGGACAATATCGAGGCCTTTTGCAACTGGACCAAAATTCGAGACCCGCTTACCGATGAGGAACTCGACCCGGATGAGCGCTTGATGCGTTCGATCGAGGAACAGATCGGCATTTCCGAAAATGCAAAAAAAGCGTTCAGGGAAGAAATTTTGATCCGCATTTCGGCGTATTCCCGCAAAAAACGCAAATTCGAGTATAACAGCCATGACCGGTTGCGCGAAGCCATCGAGAAAAAACTGTTTGCCGACCTTAAAGATATCGTCAAAATCACGACTTCGACCAAAACACCGGATGCGACTCAACTGAAGCGCATGAATGAGGTGATTAGCCGCCTCATTGATGAACACGGATATACGGCGGCCAGCGCCAACGATCTGCTTCGCTATGTGGGCAGTCTGTTGAATCGGTAAGATGATTGTAAAATAACCATTCCGAATAAGGTTCCTGTGGTTAGCTGTGATGCTCCTTCACAGCGTCAACAGGGACCTTTTTACTATTAATGCCGCTTTTTTTGACTGTATTTTCGGGAAAATCGAGAAAAATATACGTAAACTTTGTGTAAATGGTTCTAAAGGTTTATGTAAACTTAGGGCGATTCGTCTATAATTAATACAGTTATTTACATTTGAAGTGAAGTTTTATACGTCGAAGCTAATATTCACATAGCAGCGGAGTAGCAGGAAGACCGTCGAAGTGGATTGACAGGTGGATTCGTTCGACGATACAGAAGCAATAAGGAGCTGACGGAATTGGTTATGAGTGCAAGTGCAGCAAGACAGAA contains the following coding sequences:
- a CDS encoding FMN-dependent NADH-azoreductase — encoded protein: MSNILFIKANDRPADQAVSVKLYDAFLSAYKETHPGDTVTELDLYSANFPYYGNDVLAGGFKAANGIEATEAEKKAAALAAELQDQFLAADKVVFAFPLWNFTVPAPLVNYISYLSQAGKMFKYTAEGPVGLVGDKKVAILNARGGVYSVEPMASAEMSVKYVTNVLNFWGIKHPEVVIVEGHNASPDRAEEIVGAGVKLAAETAAKF
- a CDS encoding DUF2161 family putative PD-(D/E)XK-type phosphodiesterase; the protein is MAVKYETDLYSPIKAYFEQRGFVVKAEVRHCDLVGIRSDLDEPLIVEMKKTFNLSLLLQGMQRLKLSPIVYLAVERNRNKRGAVNQRWGELTALCSQLGLGLMTVTFYKTKAPLIDVLCEPARRPEGSSTGAAPLSSRKGGIRRQRLMREFDGRSGDFNVGGSTGKPLVTAYREKALRVASALRIEGEASPAALAQLANVASAASILQKNYYGWFERIRRGKYGLTIKGIQALTEHAFMLEPLSSSDPESSMPDRDAVELLFEREGQEDVEKLERIAELVQTYIPRP
- a CDS encoding PrkA family serine protein kinase, translating into MNIFERVAEHRAENDRLSWNGTFEDYIELLKKDPTPAMTAHARVYQMIESYGVEEVDGHKRYKFFEQEIFGLDRSIEKLVEEYFHSAARRLDVRKRILLLMGPVSGGKSTLVTLLKRGLEQFSRTEKGAVYAIEGCPMHEEPLHLIPLELRAEVEKEIGVRIEGNLCPSCQMRLRTEYDNDISKVRVERVLISEDNRVGIGTFSPSDPKSQDIADLTGSIDFSTITEYGSESDPRAYRFDGELNKANRGLMEFQEMLKCDEKFLWNLLSLTQEGNFKAGRFALISADEMIVAHTNESEYKSFIANKKNEALQSRMIVMPIPYNLKVSEEEKIYAKLIQQSDMKHVHIAPHALRTAAIFSILTRLKETKKQGMDLVKKMRMYDGEEVEGYKEADLREMQSEYLDEGMSGIDPRYVINRISSALIKQNLQCINALDILRAIKDGLDQHASITKEERERYLNYIALARKEYDELAKKEVQKAFVYSFEESAKTLFENYLDNIEAFCNWTKIRDPLTDEELDPDERLMRSIEEQIGISENAKKAFREEILIRISAYSRKKRKFEYNSHDRLREAIEKKLFADLKDIVKITTSTKTPDATQLKRMNEVISRLIDEHGYTAASANDLLRYVGSLLNR